From the genome of Xiphophorus hellerii strain 12219 chromosome 11, Xiphophorus_hellerii-4.1, whole genome shotgun sequence, one region includes:
- the rnf121 gene encoding E3 ubiquitin ligase RNF121, whose protein sequence is MAGVFEVEVDGVEHDHGLEQHNEPNQFDVSKLSPEEKWRVEHAKMHAKHKGHEAMHAEMVLILIVTLVVAQLVLVQWKQRHPKSYNLVTLFQMWVVPLYFTTKLHWWRFLSTWFVFSVITAYISFRATRKPLACTTPRLVYKWFLLLYKISYAIGIFGYSVVMFTLFGINLIFRIKPEDAMDFGVSLLFYGLYYGVLGRDFAEMCADFMASTVGYYSASGMPTKHLSDNICAVCGQPILVDVSEEGIIENTYRLSCNHVFHEFCIRGWCIVGKKQMCPYCKEKVDLKRMFSNPWERPHVMYGQLLDWLRYLVAWQPVIIGFVQGINYVLGLE, encoded by the exons ATGGCTGGCGTGTTTGAGGTGGAGGTTGACGGTGTGGAGCACGACCATGGGTTGGAGCAGCATAATGAACCGAACCAG TTTGATGTGTCCAAGCTTTCACCAGAAGAGAAATGGAG AGTGGAGCACGCAAAAATGCATGCCAAACACAAAGGTCATGAGGCCATGCACGCAGAAATGGTGCTGATCCTCATCGTCACCCTGGTCGTCGCCCAGCTGGTACTCGTGCAGTGGAAACAGAGACACCCAAAGTCGTACAAC CTGGTGACACTGTTTCAGATGTGGGTAGTTCCGCTCTACTTCACTACAAAACTCCACTGGTGGAGGTTTCTGTCCACGTGGTTCGTCTTCTCCGTCATCACAGCGTACATCTCCTTTCGTGCCACTCGCAAGCCACTGGCCTGCACCACACCGAG GTTGGTGTACAAGTGGTTCCTCCTCCTGTACAAGATCAGCTATGCCATAGGAATATTTGGCTACAGCGTGGTCATGTTTACACTTTTTGGTATAAACCTTATATTCAG GATAAAACCAGAGGATGCTATGGATTTTGGCGTTTCGCTGCTGTTCTATGGGCTGTACTATGGAGTCCTTGGTAGAGACTTTGCTGAGATGTGTGCAGACTTCATGGCCTCAACCGTCGGA TATTACAGTGCATCAGGGATGCCAACCAAGCACCTCTCGGACAACATCTGTGCCGTGTGCGGTCAGCCGATTCTCGTAGATGTCAGTGAGGAAGGGATAATCGAGAACACCTACAGATTATCCTGCAATCACGT TTTCCATGAGTTCTGCATAAGAGGCTGGTGCATCGTGGGGAAGAAGCAGATGTGTCCGTACTGCAAAGAGAAGGTGGATCTGAAGAGGATGTTCAGCAATCC CTGGGAGAGGCCACATGTCATGTATGGACAACTTTTAGACTGGCTTCGATACCTGGTAGCCTGGCAACCCGTCATCATCGGGTTTGTCCAAGGTATCAACTACGTCCTGGGTCTGGAGTGA
- the nlrc3l1 gene encoding protein NLRC3, whose protein sequence is MAESSTMLSDNSSIGDAVSSREDVESIEDEGLYYIPERRPSLDLGPSPMDTSQWYFVDQALTPAQSYEKLTSEEEPEGVAVEGEPPYTSVRLERVDSFSSCYSVDSNDCEKTIPKKKNKEEVTEPSNQLELIQEPEEIKHPSLTLQFTFKALCETLKKLQEDDFRMFKWKLWTHYPQPFSASQSMDIVDLVDRLLESFTCEMSVQITRTILVSVSKKNVAEHLRMLYIKNQIRHELCELMIQKYSEVSITEGQTMPLDDIYVDVSTLSCFDNGPNIEHEVMQIAKPYTKKNPGKQQSLADTVSQEWVTKSHARQVYLYGLAGSGKSMFVKKLALDWARGRSHQNFSFVYVITIREMNEYLETKISLMDIVNKLYPMAQRIKTEGLRYENNEALFIFDGLDEYPEEFNFNRTEIHSDATCPMTMRVLLTNLLRGRFLSRSRFMITSRPHADRCAPWDGHYDEIEMGSFSDENKDEYFRKRFKDPAQATRVIEHVKSVKTLHIMCCLPLFCTLLADECQLIFRESRTEEKLPTNITYMYTKLLLKLVHIRRTRAPDFSPEEELKLLMDLGKFAFTLLEKGQFHIKRTKCPEISHIEAVNRSGICTQYMTTPFVLCHEDVVCFLHPTMQEYMAALYAYLSFRNHDKNIFDQPIKSKFRLSTKGHKIMELYKAAVEKSLQCPDGKLDMFLRFLFGMGCKTNQELLLQFHKPPAKILDLAKDCASLIKKNQGSQHPDRSKNLQCCLKELEM, encoded by the exons ATGGCTGAATCGAGCACCATGTTGTCAGACAACTCTTCCATTGGGGATGCAGTGTCCAGTAGAGAAGATGTTGAATCCATTGAAGATGAGGGTCTTTACTACATTCCTGAGAGGAGACCATCTCTTGACCTTGGACCGTCTCCTATGGACACCAGTCAATG GTATTTTGTGGATCAGGCCTTGACTCCGGCTCAGAGCTATGAAAAATTGACTAGTGAAGAGGAACCAGAAGGCGTGGCAGTCGAGGGGGAGCCCCCCTATACAAG cgTCCGGCTGGAAAGAGTGGATTCATTTTCCAGCTGCTACTCCGTTGACAGCAATGACTGTGAAAAGACGATTCCTAA gaaaaaaaacaaagaggaagtcACAGAGCCCTCGAACCAGCTCGAATTAATCCAAGAGCCAGAGGAAATCAAGCATCCATCTTTGACCCTACAATTCACTTTTAAG GCTTTGTGTGAGACCCTGAAGAAGCTGCAGGAAGACGATTTCAGGATGTTCAAGTGGAAGCTGTGGACTCATTACCCGCAGCCTTTCAGCGCCTCTCAAAGCATGGACATCGTGGACCTTGTGGACCGACTGCTGGAGAGCTTCACCTGTGAAATGTCTGTGCAGATCACCAGAACCATTCTCGTCAGcgtcagtaaaaaaaatgttgctgaacACCTGCGGATGTTGTACATCAAAA atCAAATACGTCATGAATTATGTGAATTGATGATACAGAAGTATAGCGAAGTGTCGATCACTGAAGGACAAACCATGCCACTGGACGACATCTATGTAGACGTCTCTACTTTGTCATGTTTTGACAATGGCCCAAATATTGAACATGAGGTCATGCAAATAGCCAAGCCGTACACCAAGAAGAACCCAGGCAAACAGCAGTCGTTGGCAGATACAGTCTCTCAGGAATGGGTAACCAAGTCTCATGCAAGGCAGGTGTATCTCTATGGACTGGCAGGATCGGGGAAGTCCATGTTTGTCAAAAAGCTTGCCCTTGACTGGGCTCGAGGGCGATCACACCAGAATTTCTCCTTTGTCTATGTCATAACAATCAGAGAGATGAACGAGTATTTAGAAACTAAGATCTCTCTGATGGATATAGTGAACAAACTGTACCCAATGGCACAGAGGATAAAAACAGAGGGCTTGAGGTATGAAAACAATGAagctttatttatctttgaCGGTCTTGACGAGTACCCTGAGGAGTTTAACTTTAATCGAACAGAGATTCACTCTGATGCCACTTGTCCCATGACCATGAGGGTTCTCCTGACTAACCTCCTCAGAGGCCGGTTTCTCAGCCGCTCCCGGTTCATGATAACGTCCCGGCCTCATGCCGATCGCTGCGCCCCGTGGGATGGGCATTATGACGAGATCGAAATGGGCAGTTTCTCCGACGAAAACAAAGACGAGTATTTCAGGAAGAGGTTTAAGGACCCAGCTCAGGCAACCCGTGTCATCGAGCACGTCAAGTCGGTGAAAACTCTCCATATCATGTGCTGCCTGCCCTTGTTCTGCACGTTGTTGGCAGACGAGTGCCAACTCATCTTCAGAGAGTCGAGAACGGAAGAAAAACTCCCCACAAACATTACGTACATGTACACAAAGCTCCTGCTGAAGCTTGTTCACATTCGTAGAACAAGAGCTCCGGATTTCAGTCCAGAGGAAGAGCTGAAGTTGCTCATGGATCTTGGGAAATTTGCCTTTACCTTGCTGGAAAAGGGTCAGTTTCATATCAAGAGGACGAAATGTCCTGAGATCTCTCACATAGAGGCAGTGAACAGAAGTGGCATTTGCACGCAGTACATGACAACTCCATTCGTCCTGTGCCATGAGGACGTGGTGTGCTTTCTCCACCCCACCATGCAGGAGTACATGGCTGCTCTCTATGCATACCTCTCCTTTAGGAACCACGACAAGAACATTTTTGATCAACCGATAAAATCCAAATTCAGATTGAGCACCAAGGGACACAAAATAATGGAGCTGTACAAGGCAGCAGTGGAAAAAAGCCTGCAATGCCCAGATGGCAAACTGGACATGTTCTTGCGTTTCCTCTTTGGGATGGGATGCAAAACCAACCAAGAACTTCTCCTGCAGTTTCACAAGCCCCCTGCGAAGATCCTAGACTTAGCTAAAGACTGTGCCTCTCTCATCAAAAAGAACCAAGGATCTCAGCATCCAGATCGGAGTAAGAACTTGCAGTGTTGCCTGAAGGAGTTGGAGATGTGA